The genomic window TAGATTAAAAAGACTCTTACTCTCTATCGTTCGCTATTAAGAATATCATTTATCGTTAAGCCGCTTATTTGTTAAATTCgttgttttttttgttaataaatgttttgttcgcCGGATACCCTTATTTATCGCTAATACACAACCCTTTCTATCGTATTAATTAGCACCTTTAAAACCAGACCAAATCAAATTATTCGAACCAGTTCTCCTAAAAGTTCACTATTTTGTTTATATCGAAGGACGGGACATACGGGTGTGGTCCTAAAATATTCACctatgtccaattaggcaaaaggtaataattaaaacatttttgccaCGGTGGGGTGAGATTGAATAAAAACTCACACCATTTGATGGTCTACATCGACCCGGATTTTTGGTTGGTTTTCGCGTTTGTGCCGCTTTTTCGGACATTTTTGTGTGTAATACCTCTACAAGACTTGTTAGTTCGCGTCGCGATAAACTCTAAGTAAAAGAAAGTGAAGTTATTGTGTGTGGTTAGTAGCTGCCACCTGTTGCTTTATCAATTGGACTAATTTGGTgagatttttccattttttaaaacttttattgcTGATCCAAGGTAAACTCTGCTCAAAGACATTTTACGGTCAAAAACACTTTTGTAGACATTTAACGTAGACGCTGTATCTCTCTGTGAAACTTAGACTCTTATTCTCTCGCCGCGCTTGTTAATTGACAAAAAACTCTCCAGTGTAATTTAGATTTTGCCGCGTATCGATAGACTCTCTCTCGCCGTGTGTTCAATCGAATTCGAGATAGAAATGGAAGACCTCAAGAAAAAAAGGACGCCTTTGAAGGCTAAAATTACAAGAATCGAAAACTGGCTCTCACAAAAGGCTAGTACGGAAAAGGATGCGCTACAATTTCAATTTCGGCAAACAgaattaaaaacctgttttttaaaatatgaagaaataatGGATCAGATAGACGAGATTGATGAAGCCGGTACTGAAGCAGAAGACAGGGTAAcaactgagcaaaaatatttctcTATTCTCGCGGGCCTACAGCGTAAGATGGACGAGTTATTGTTGGGCCCCCCTCCTCTCAGATCAAATAGCACTCAGTCAACTGTGGCCACTGCTAAGGTTAGGCTTCCGGAGATCACCATGCAAACGTTCTGCGGGTCATTCTCTGAGTTCAACTCGTTCTACCAGCTCTTCGAGACGCTAATAGTGAACAATGAAGAACTCAATAATGTGCAACGATTTATTTACCTTAAATCGTTCCTGCGAAATGAACCCCTCCAGTTGATCGACAACATCGAAGTTATCGACGAAAATTTCGATATAGCTGTAAAAACTCTCAAAGATCGTTACGAAAACAAATCGCGAGTGATTAGCTTACACATTCAAAAATTGTTAAAGGCTCCATCTCTAGTTAAAAGTAATTCAAAGGCGTTACGCGAATTTTTAACTCTAGCTCAGCAGACGCTGCTCGCTTTGAAAAATATGTCCGTACCAATTGAGCATTGGGATTTActattaattgaaatatttttacaaaaattagatTTTGCTACACATAGGGCCTTTGAATATGATATTGGGACAAAGACCTTACCTACCCTTTCacagttttttaaatttctcgAGAAAAAGTGTGATATTCAGGAAAAATTAAATGTTTCAGATCATGATAAAAAGGTTAATAACAGGTCTCAATCAAAAACATCTTTCTTCTCATCAGTTGACCAACCATCACACTCTTTCTCTGATAATAATTGTACTTTTTGTAGAAGTAATGCTCATAAGGTTTATCAGTGTAATGATTTTAAATGCCTCTCTTTAcaggaaaaatttaattttgtaaaaggtaagaaACTGTGTTTTAATTGTTTGGGTAGTAAACATTTCTCTCAAGATTGCGGCTCTACTCGATCATGTACTTTGTGTGGGGGTCATCATCACTCATCCCTCCATGGAACTTCTGAAAATGTCTCTTCCTCTAGGAACATCAATAGGCAAGCTCTCTCTCGTGAGCGCAATGCTCAAACTCCTCAAAATTCTCAAGGTGCTTCTCGTGTTGTCGCTCCCATATCTACTCAGCATTCTTTTAATAATCGCAGCCAAAATGAAGCTTCTACTAGCTCATCCAGACCTCCTTTAGATATGCAAAATTCTCCAGATTCTCAGGCAGCCACATCTCTCTCCGCTTTATCAGTTAAAACTGATGTATTGTTGGCTACCGCTTTAGTAACCGTTTATTCGAAAGACGGCAGACCCATGCATGCCAGAGCGCTCCTAGATAATGGGAGCCAACATTCGTTTATCTCTCGTGATTTGGTTGAGAAGTTAAAACTCATCCCTTATTTTAGACAGCTACAGATATCAACCATATCCGAAAACACCTCACTCTCAAACGAAATGTTAAACTTAGAATTTTTCCCCTATAATGTAAAGGACAGAAGTTTTAAAACTTCTTTCGCTGTACTCGATAGTATAACTTGTAGGCTTCCTAGAGCTACTATAGATAGAAGTAAAATAAAAGTCCCACAGGATCTCACTCTCGCAGATCCCTCGTATTCTGTTCCGGGTAAAATTGATTTGCTTCTAGCTGGTGATATCTATAGTGAATTATTGACGGATGGATTTATACGGTTAGGAAAAAATCTTCCCATTCTTCAGAATACTCACTTAGGCTATGTTATTTTTGGTACAATTAATCCTCAGGTTTTTCACCGTAATTCACATTTGGCTATCTCTCAGTCAAATGTTTCTCTCTTTGTTCAATCCGAACCCGAAGAAAATCAGTTGGATAAGTTGCTTCAACAATTTTTCGAAATTGAAGAAGTTCCCCTCGTTAGTAAATTAACTCCCGATGAAGAATTAGCGGAACAAATATTTAGCAAAACTACTCTTGTATTACCTTCAGGCCGCTTTCAAGTAAATCTTCCATTTGTCTCTGAAAACGCTAATAAAATGTTAGGTGAATCCTTTAAAATGGCCTTTAAAAGATTTATGAAATTAGAACATAGGCTCTTAAAAAACGAAAGTACATACGCTCAATATAAATCTTTCATTAATGAATATCTTCTTCTCGAACATGCGAAAATAGTGCCTCTCTCTCTAACCAACGAAAAGttagaaagtaaatattttctaCCGCATCACTGTGTGTTTAAGGAAGAATCTTTAACAACAAAGCTTAGGGTTGTTTTTGATGGTTCGATGAAAAGCTCTAGTGGTTATTCGCTCAATGATATTTTACTCAAAGGTCCTACTCTTCAACcggaactttttgacattttgctaCGGTTTAGATTGTATTCCTTCGTTTTTACAACGGAtatacaaaaaatgtatagacaAGTTAGAATAAATCCTGCTCAAACCTCTCTTTTAAATATTCTGTGGCGTGACTCCCCTGAAAAAGACATTGCGTGTCTTGAATTGCAAACCGTCACGTATGGAACTAAAAGCGCTAGCTTTCAGAGTACTCGCTGTTTAATGGAACTGGCACAAACTCATCAGATTGAGTATCCTCTGGCCAGTGATGCTCTTCAAAATAGTTGTTACATTGATGACATTCTCTATGGCGCTAATGATGTACAGACTCTCCTTAAAGCTCATAAGGAAATAACTAGTTTGCTTGGAACCGCTTGTATCTCTCTCCATAAATGGTGTTCTAACTCAgacttgtttttaaaaaatatctcttCTCTCTCTTCGAACACTACTTATGTAATAGCTCCAGATAATGGCTCCAATAAGGTTTTAGGTTTATGTTGGAATCCTATTCTTGACACCTTCTCAATCTCTCTCCCAAATTTTACCTTAAAGGACTCGTACACCAAGAGAGAAGTACTGTCAATGATTGCCCAAATATTTGATCCTCAAGGCCTAATTAACCCAGTTACAGTTGTCGCTAAATTAATCATGCAACAAATTTGGATTTCCAAAATTAATTGGAACGATATCATAGATGCAGATACGTTGCATGAGTGGCTAAATTTTGTTCGCAGTCTCTCTAATTTTAAGGATTTAAATATACCTCGGTGTCTCTTTTTAAGTCAAGAAATCACTAGTGTTGAGATTCACGCATTCTCGGATGCAAGTTTAAAGGCTTATGGAGCTTGCATCTACCTACGTGTGATTTATAGATCAGAACAAGTATCTTGTTCACTTTTAGCATCTAAGAGTCGTGTCGCTCCGCTAAAACCCTTGACTCTCCCAAGATTGGAACTCATGGGTGCGCTATTGTGTAGTAAGCTCACAGCAAGGATTGCTAATATTATTGAAGAAAAACTCTCTCGCTTAGACTCTATAAATATGTGGTCGGATTCAGAAATTGTTCTCGCTTGGCTTCGTTCGCATCCCTCTCGTTGGACTCAATTTGTAGCAAATAGGGTTGCACAAATTTTAGATAATTCTCCTAACGCTCATTGGAGGCACGTACGATCCAAAGAGAATCCTGCCGACATACTCTCCCGAGGAATGCTACCCGCTGAAATACTTAAATCTTCTTTGTGGTTTCATGGTCCTCAATTTTTGAATCAATCTCGGTTGGATTTGTTGAAATACAATCCAAAAGTTTATACCTCCAAGTTACCCGAAGAAAGGAAAGTAACTCTTCACATTCGAAATGATCAAATAGATTTTTTCACCTCTCTTTCTGATAGGTTCTCTAATTTTTCAAGGTTTGTAAGAACTTTAGCATTTATATTCAGGTTTGCCAATAATGCCAAATCGCCTTCTCATAAGTTATCAAATTCTCTTGAAGTAAGCGAACTTCAAAACGCTGAACTGAAGATTGTTAAGATGCTTCAGTATTCTTCTTTCTCGCTTGAGATTTCTGAGATTAAAAAAGGTAAAACTCTATCCAATAAGTCTATTTTACGCTTAAACCCCTTTTTGGATGAAAATGAAATGCTGCGTGTAGGAGGTCGCCTTGGTAACTCAGACGTCACATTTGATCAAAAATATCCTCTTCTCCTTCCCTCAAAAAATCGTGTAGTACGTCTCATTCTTCAGAGAGAACATATCAGACTTTGTCACTCTGGTCCTCAAAATACTTTATCTCAAATTCGACTTAAATATTGGCCTTTAAATGGACTACGTGAAGTTAAAAAGGTCATACACCAATGTATGGTTTGTTTTAGATTTAATGCCAAACCCGCTATTCAGATTATGGCAGATTTGCCAAAGGAACGTTTGCAATCCTCTCGAGTATTCGCTCATGTAGGATTAGATTTTGGTGGCCCCTTTCAGATTAAAGCTTCCAAACTCCGCAAAGCTCCCTTGATAAAATCTTATATTGCTCTTTTCGTTTGTCTATCGACTCGAGCTGTTCACATCGAAGTCGTGTCCGGCCTTTCTACAGAGACGTTTCTTCTCGCTCTAAAACGTTTTATTAGCCGTAGAGGCCTCCCTCAGACTATATTCAGTGACAACGCCACGAACTTTTTGGGAGCTCGTAATCAGTTGTTTGAactttataagtttttaaaagaaaaagaaaactcTCGCTCTATTAATGATTTTTTGGCATCATCGCATATTCGCTGGAAAACCATAGTTCCTCGAGCCCCTCATCATGGTGGCATCTGGGAAAGCGCTATAAAGAGCGCAAAGCATCATATCCGTAGACTCATGGGTGATATTAAGCTCACTTTTGAAGAATTTACCACTGTTCTCACTCAAATTGAAGCTGTGCTCAACTCTCGACCGCTTTGCTCCCTCTCAAATGATCCCTCTGATCTAACCTATCTGACCCCTGGACATTTCTTGATTGGACAATCTCTTACGTCATTTCCTGAAAGGGATGTAATCCACATTCCCGAAAATAGATTAAGTTTATGGCAACATCTCTCTAAACTCCAGCAAATGTTTTGGAAAAAATGGTCAATTGACTACTTGAACAGACTCCAAAATCGCCCTAAATGGTTTCTTCCTCATAAGAACCTAGAGCCCAACGATCTCGTCTTGTTGATTGAAGATAACACTCCTCCTCTTTACTGGGCTCTAGCAAGAGTGATTGATGTCTTTCCCGGAAAGGATGGCCGAGTAAGAGTTGCATCGGTCAAAACTAAAGATGGAGTCTTCAAGCGCTCTATTAATAAATTGTGTCCTCTACCAAATGACTGTTAAAATTAAGTTAAGTTTAGTGTTTTCGCTTAAGAACGTTGTAAGTTGATTTATGTTAGGTTAGGTTTATGTTAAAGCCAGTGCTTCAACGCGGGGGAGTAtgttgtgaaaacaacagttatttacattaatttgcttttataaaaatatcgctctgtaaatctgttgggacaatctgtattgtgtttaaaatatttaattctctgAAAAACTTGAGTGTAGCGTTGTGTGTTTCATAAAATAGACATCTGCATTTTTATCGTTTCGGGGTAAAAGCAGGTCATGTTGCCAAAGAAGTGTAACATGTGTTTTGCCCTTTTCAGGGCGAATAGTGTAAACTAAACTATCAAAGATAATAGTGCAGAGATTTGAATAGAATTTCAGCAGTCTCTTTCTGCTCTCCGAGTTGAACACTTTGTTCGCTTGTGCGTCTCTCTTCGCCGTAAAAATACTCTCTCCGCAATAATTAATAGATTAAAAAGACTCTTACTCTCTATCGTTCGCTATTAAGAATATCATTTATCGTTAAGCCGCTTATTTGTTAAATTCgttgttttttttgttaataaatgttttgttcgcCGGATACCCTTATTTATCGCTAATACACAACCCTTTCTATCGTATTAATTAGCACCTTTAAAACCAGACCAAATCAAATTATTCGAACCAGTTCTCCTAAAAGTTCACTATTTTGTTTATATCGAAGGACGGGACATACGGGTGTGGTCCTAAAATATTCACctatgtccaattaggcaaaaggtaataattaaaacatttttgccacggtggggtgagattgaataaaaactcacaccaggtggtaatagtgtaacaatTGACCAAAATACGAGACACGTCGATCTTAtcattcaaaaattatgacgaataaaattttctataaaaatgaacaactcgccctgtatattatttatCATAAGGGCCTCCGTACGATGTAGGAATATGTACAGTTCCTCCCTGTATGTATTTCggccttaacttaccttatcggAGCACCTGGGAAGACGCACTGAACTGGAATCAAATATTTTCATCTTTTcggtgtaattattaaaataattaacaaatattcaactAGCACCATATATGTATAGTTAGTCAAAACAGGCAAGAACTAAAAATTCGAATTGTTACCCTATGCGCTATTTATGATGGATAAAACAGAACAGAGTGGTTAATTAGTCGACAAGAGGATCTGTAATTGCATCCACTACTTGTCGTTCACCGTGGTAACAATCTTTAGTGAATATGTAAACATGTGTAGATACACACATGCGCTCATTGGAGCACCTGGGTGCCTCTACATAGGTGGTTCGATGGGGCTAAATTAAAGCCTAAATACGTTTAACCTTTGTCGAGCGGCATAATTTTACACCGTTaacagacggcataggtacaattgtaccttATGTATATTGTACCAATATGTTTATTGTACcaatatattttcttaaaaattcgtTAATCTAAAGGgaaatacatgttatttttaagataatattatttattgctAGCATAACTGGTAAAAAATTGTTgaatattgcaataaataaataatagtattAGGTAATTTGTTCTTGTACGGATTTATAAACAAAGATTAGAAGCCGCTATGACGTGAACTTTCTTATCTAttgtaaattattgaaattactaCAACAATAAACTTGAAAATAGTGGTCGTAAACAAATTCTAGGAAGAGTAGCATTGTATTATATTTCAATTGAAAACATATGTAGATCTCATTCCCATTTAGTTGTTTGGTGTTTGTCAACCTGTATACCTGTCAACCTGTTTGTCAACGTGTATACctaaaaattataatgaataatagTGATTATACATCTAATTTACCGAAATGGCGACACAAAAGGTGTACATAGAAATAACAATGAAAATTGTGTGAGGTCTGGGTTATGGAGTATCTGCCACTAATACGTGCAGCAGTGTCGTGTAATCCTTTCAATACCATGCTAAGATTTATATGATTTAGCAACGAAAATACTCGCGAAGCACGCAAAAAACGATAAAGCTGCACTCATACGAGATATTTAGAAAATGCTGAATAAAAATTTGCTACAAGGCTCCAAACCATCCCAATGCTTAACCACCGACGAACAATTGTTTCCATTTAGAGACCGTACAAATTTTACACAATACCTTCCAAACTCGCTAAATATGGGATCAAAGTATTTTTGGCTTGTGATGCATTAAACGCTTATCGACAAGTTAACGTTGGTGAACAAACAGTTTTGGATTTGGTGACGTCTTATAAAGTTTATTGGCAGAATCTTACCACAAATAACTTTTTACCAGTTTTGAATTCGCTAAATTCTTGAATTCATGGCACATAACGTTAGCAGGGCTAATATTGACAGTTAAAAAAGATAAGAGATTTCTACCCACCAATATGCAAGCAAACAAGGAAAGAGCTGGTTTTTCCACAAATTTTGCATACAATGATGATGCTACTGTATGCTTTTATATGTGCCAAAGGAAAACAAAGCAGTAGTgtcccggcgcaaattgatcctaagccagacacaacctgcgtcAGGGGACTGCGTAgaccgttctgcgcatcctactatcagttcatgcgttcgcaggtcgAGCTTGGGAAGGCCTGCCGTCAACGTACAGTTTTCTGGGCCTTGGGACgggtgactcaccgccagatgtatatttttacgtgtttttgtttgcgagatggaagtATCTGAAATGATAAGCGccgatatattttacaatatctttatgaataacattttattgctctgttgtatcaatcagcactactctacaaattttcgtttattcgttttaatattttattgcaatagtagggaatataatatatctgattaaaagagtgaattttttacatgttaattatttttattttcttgtgaagtatctagtgtggctttagccaataaatcaaagttatgcgtttacaagagcatattatttgaaaaataaggagtaccataatgtctcataattataatctcctttatacagatcaaaaatgtatgtatttataaatccacacaatcattgaaaaatgattcatggtaaaaaatacctattaatgacactgttatcgacaaattcgatcaattttaaacttgtcatcatatatttattagacttttgtttatcgttaaaaaataaatgatggttgtgaattgtatttgttgtgttatttaatattttaacaaaatacataatcagcaaaaatcttatttaaaacatgcgaaccgtttttgcaatcacaatcaatgcagtgtttaacttatgcttgttattataaaggtatgtagaaataaaatactcacTGTAAGATATGTTTTTATGCACCTGCTTATGAttaaattcgatgttttcgaaagtcataccgctacgactactagggacgtgtaagatatttttaaaacgttactagttacaagtacggaactaccgattttaagttgcctactcaattcagtaaatacaaggatcagatacatcagtattttgtaatcagtaccacttagaacctgtatcaaaagtaaccgttacatgtccgcactgattttgcgaacatgcgaaccgtttttgcaatcacaatcaatgcagtgtttaacttatgcttgttattataaaggaatgtagaaataaaatactcagtgtaagatatctttttatgcacccgcttatgatcaaattcgatgttttcgaaagtcataccgctacgactactagagacgtgtaagatatttttaaaacgttactagttacatgtacggaactaccgttttttagttgcctaTTCAATTCAGTACAAgaatcagatacatcagtattttttAATCactatttgtactcagtaccactgagaaccggtatcaatagtaaccgttacacgtttgcacttattttgcacgtctctattcgttacggcgacagccgacggtcgggttggcttgtgttcaatatgcggcacgctagaaaaataactgcacaggtcacccgtcccgccggcgcaggttgtgactcgcttaggttcaatttgcgccgcgGCTTACTCTCGTCCGTGCATATGACAGGAAAAGTAGAAGACAGTGAACTAGAGAAGCCGGAAATAATTTAGTATTACAATAAAACCAAAGCGGGATTGACAACATGGATAAAATGCTGGGTGAGTATTTGACCGAATACTCACCCAGCATTTTATGTCGAACATTGCGCTGGCCTTTGGccttttttatattataattttgaCGTTATACGTTATACACCTAGAGCATAATCCATTACAAAAAACAAAGGACTAACACAGGCAATTTTTGAAGGATTATCAGTAAAAACCGAATGATTATGAGGAGTCATTTTCATCTTAAGTAGAAATGGTCCTTGGTCGAAACAGAGTATGTATTTGCTGTAGATAGTAATTCTCAAGTATCTCACCGCATTCTTTGATCTACTCCAGTAACCGAAAGTTGTCATGTTTGTCGAAACGAACGGAAAAACAGCGTAAAACGAGAAATAATTGTGCAGTATGTTTTCTACCTGTGTGTGACGAACATTCTTTGTCTAAAACGATATGTATGTGTTGCGAATATCCACACTaacattaatttttgtattttgattgaAATAAGCTGtcatttaaatacaaaatgtattgttttttttaaattatttatttaaaaaaaatgtacaaagtGCAACTGTACCTATGCCGTCATTTATGGGGGGTAGAAATTATTTAAGCCTCCTTTTGGGAACtgaataaagatttttttgttatatttggcTCACATAATCTACTGGATAAATGTAGAGATGTAACAAAAGTTCAAGTCTCTACctctttgaaaaaaaaagttatcgtaatttgaaaactcaaaagttacaattgtacctatgccgcccgACGAAGGTTAAGCACATAGTGGAAGCATCgttctgtaatcaaatctgaatcatATTTACTTTCATTTTATTTGTACCTATTCACTTTTGTGGGATTAAAAGAAACTAGTTCGCTAAATATTGTTATCACGGTGAACGACAAGTCGTGGATGCAATTATTATAGATCCCCTTGTCGACTAATTCACCactctgtttttctttgtattttccaTCTTAAAAAGTGCAGAGGATAACAATTTGAATTCTAGTTCCTGCTTCTTTTGTCTAACTAtgtttagttttaaattagaGTG from Diabrotica virgifera virgifera chromosome 5, PGI_DIABVI_V3a includes these protein-coding regions:
- the LOC126885535 gene encoding uncharacterized protein LOC126885535, whose translation is MEDLKKKRTPLKAKITRIENWLSQKASTEKDALQFQFRQTELKTCFLKYEEIMDQIDEIDEAGTEAEDRVTTEQKYFSILAGLQRKMDELLLGPPPLRSNSTQSTVATAKVRLPEITMQTFCGSFSEFNSFYQLFETLIVNNEELNNVQRFIYLKSFLRNEPLQLIDNIEVIDENFDIAVKTLKDRYENKSRVISLHIQKLLKAPSLVKSNSKALREFLTLAQQTLLALKNMSVPIEHWDLLLIEIFLQKLDFATHRAFEYDIGTKTLPTLSQFFKFLEKKCDIQEKLNVSDHDKKVNNRSQSKTSFFSSVDQPSHSFSDNNCTFCRSNAHKVYQCNDFKCLSLQEKFNFVKGKKLCFNCLGSKHFSQDCGSTRSCTLCGGHHHSSLHGTSENVSSSRNINRQALSRERNAQTPQNSQGASRVVAPISTQHSFNNRSQNEASTSSSRPPLDMQNSPDSQAATSLSALSVKTDVLQLQISTISENTSLSNEMLNLEFFPYNVKDRSFKTSFAVLDSITCRLPRATIDRSKIKVPQDLTLADPSYSVPGKIDLLLAGDIYSELLTDGFIRLGKNLPILQNTHLGYVIFGTINPQVFHRNSHLAISQSNVSLFVQSEPEENQLDKLLQQFFEIEEVPLVSKLTPDEELAEQIFSKTTLVLPSGRFQVNLPFVSENANKMLAMVQRSFRLSGMTDAEIWEMLDDIPAAEAEATDVESDYDSDRLMLACNHLHPKMIA